Part of the Lutra lutra chromosome 4, mLutLut1.2, whole genome shotgun sequence genome is shown below.
ACTCAGTAtcccagggagggaggtgagCACAGACCTCCCATAAAAGCAATGATGACAGCTGTAACATGCATAGCTTACGCATCCCCGAGACCGTACCGCGTGCACGGTGCTTTTTTACATTCTTCTTGTTTAATCATCCCAGCATCCCCTGTGCAGCCTGTACTACTGTCTCCTCATTcgacagatgaggacactgaggctcttTGCACAAGGAAGTGGTAGGGCCATCTGTGCGTTGTGGACACTCACCATGTCCACTCCACAGGGTCCCCCCAGCACCCTCCCGCCCCTGCCCTGAGGTCCATGCCGCAGAGCAGGTGCACAACACTTTAGAATTTGCCAAAGGTCTCCAGGATCATCTCCTGTGatcctccccccacttcctgggacaggtgctctcattctctccttgGTGTCAGACGAGACACTGAGGCACAAAATTGGGGAACGGGGGGGACCGAGTCCTGGGGTCTGAGGAGAGATGGGTGACATCTGCCAGGAAAGCTGGACTCTGCTCTGAGAGCTGGTGCAGCAGGAAGGATTGCATGTCTTGCTAGCAAGTTGctgtcctcctccccccagctttAGCCCCTGATGGACACTTGCCCGCTGCCCCCAGGCCTCCAGTGATGCCTCCCCAGCAGGCCGGCAGACTCACCTGGCTCGCCCTTGGGCCCCGGCAGTCCATCGTACCCGTCCTTCCCAGGGGCCCCTGGTAGGCCCGGCATCCCGGGGATCCCGTAGCAGCCTGTGCTGGCCTGGCCCCCAAGTGGCAGCACCAGCAGGAGCAGCAATAGGTTTAGTCCGAGGTGGGGCCGGGAACTGGACCCCATGTCCATCCTGGGGAAGGATCTGGGTAGGGAGAGAGCTGAGTTGGCCCACCAagcccctcacccaccctccTCACTCTCTTGTTCCCCAGGCCAGTTCTTCTCAGCCCTCCGGAGCCTacctcccttccccaggcccctTCCCTTGCCCCTTGAGGGCTGGGACCAcaggatggatggaggatgggaCATCTCTGTGCCCAGGCCCTCAGCTCAGCAGTGATGGGGACCCTCCTTCCTTTCACCAATCAAGTTTTCCCCACGTTTcagggaggtggcaggggtgCCATTTGCCCTCGTCTGGGCGGGGGTCCTGGCCTCACCTGGGTTGGCAGGATTCTGGTCTGGTCACAGAGATGTCCTCAGATCTGCTTCCGTTCTCCCGGGCAGGAGGATACCGTGTCAGAGTAGTCACGTCGAGGAGGGCCCAGAGCAGGCTGGGCGGccgcctcccctctgctcaccctTCTTCCAATCCCACATCCCCTTTCCCATAATTTTTCCTGACTCAGTATTTTCTTTTGGGCACTGAGTCTGGCTGACCGCAGCAATGCTCCTGTGTTCCCCACCCCAGGGTCATGCGTGTCTGAAATGAGGAAATGTCTACCCCCCTGGGTCTGctggaaggtgtgtgtgtgtgtgtgtgtgtgtgtgtgtgtgtgtatgtgtgcgaaAGTCCTTACCAAAAATCACGTGTAAATGGTTTCTTGGGGTCCAAAGCCTTGCTCTGACCTCTCTGCTTCGCTGCCCCAAGAAACAAACCTTGCATGCACTTGTGAAGTGGCAGGCCTTATTCTAGAATCTTCCGTTTGCCCCTCTCATTTGTTACACTTGGGGGTGGACACCAGGATGGGCAAGCCTCGATGGCAGGCAGCCTGCCATGGTGGACAGAGTCAGTGGCCCCGGATGTCGTCCAGCCCTGCCACTACCTTGCTCTGAGGCCCTCCACAAACCACTCTAGGCTTTAGTCTTCCCGTCTGtatactgggggggggggggggggggggcaggagggcaggtcTAGGTTTTGCGTGTGTGCACGTCTTCCTTTGCTGGGGTCCTTGATgatccctgcctccctctcctccatctcCGGCACCCCTGCATCTGGTCTTGGAGCCTGTGGTGGCTGCTGCAGGGTTGCTGGTTGGGGCCAGGCTCGCAGAGCTGGGAGAGggccctctcctctcttcctgttcTCCTCCTATGACATTCtgaggaggaggggctgctgaGCAGTTGAGGGGTCCCACCCTGACACCCCACCTGCCCCCGGTGTCACTTGGGGTGAGGCCTTTGACCTCCCTGAGCATCCATTCCTCCTCTGTAAATGGGGGGTTCCAATAGCTCCCATGCAGGGCAGTGGTGAGGACCCAGCGCGTGAGGCAAGCGCAGTGCTTAGCCTGGTGCCAGACGTGAGCGGGAGTTCacagctctgcctctgccccaccaaGTGACCTTAAGGGCCTCGGTCTTCTTTTCTGTCCCTACACCCTTTTGCCCAGGGCTGCAGAATGTGAGCTGAGGGCAAGGATGTGAATGAACTTGGCCCCGGAAGTCCCCAGCAGGTAGAGGGCTGGGAAGAGCAGAAAGGGTAGACATGACTGCTGGGGAGACCCCATCTTCCATTCTCATCTTGTTTGCGCTGGTCCGTGTTGTCCAGCAGGTGGCAGCCTTGGCCCATGCTcagcctgccctgccccagcaTCCTGGCCATGCAGGGCTCTGCCTGAGCCTGTTCCCCTCCTCCAGGTGATCTGCCTCAGGCATGGTGGGTGCGGGGGGGTAGGTCTAGGTGGGATTTAGGATAAGGAGCCGCCTGACCCTCCCTGCACTAGCCTGGTCTTTCCCACCACTTGTAGGGTCTGCACTCCCGACATCTTTGAGTCCCATTGCAATGAAAGGAGCGCTCCACTCTGGGGTCAGCAGAGCCGGTTCACATCTCGGTCTTGCCACTCTCTGGCAGTGTGATGGCGGGTAGGCATCTCCTGTCCTTGAGCCTCCATGAGGAGGGATTGCTAAGATCTGGTGTGTCCGTGGCTAGGAAATACCCAGCCCATCGTAGGTGCTCGAAGATCTGCTTCATTTCCTGGAAGTGTATGTTCTGGGCCgggaggcagggagctggggcGGAGCAGAGGcctgaagcaggcagaggggcaggaggagaccaGCGCAGCCCTGGGGCTCCAGCGGGGTCACCCTCTCCTTCCTGACCCCCAGAAGTTGCAGGTGGGACAGCCCCGGCCCAGGAGAGGGTCTCTGGAGTCTGTCAGAAGCCTGGGGGGAGGTATGGGTTTGTGTGGACTCCAGCTGCCCCTTGTGTCCGACATTAGGTGGGAGACACTGATCCTGGGGCTCGGGGGCCGGCCGGTGGGAGTGTGAGCGCGTGTGAGGGTCAGCAAGTGAGAGAATTGGGGCGGTGCTAAGGCACATACGTGTTGGAGGATGAGGAGGGCGTGGCAGGGGTGTGTCTGGGACACATGTGtcgaggttgtgtgtgtgtgtgtgtgtgtgtaagagtgtACTTCTGACAGTTTAGGAGGGGTACTTAGGTGTCTGAGACACGGGGTACCTGGGTAGGACAGCACGGATACCCCAAGTATGTCTGCGGGTGTGAAGGTTTCAACGAGTGTGCACGTGTGGAGTGCAGGTGTGTGGCGTGTGCGCAGCAGAGGGCACAAAGGGCTTTCTCTGGGGAAATGCCCAGGGCATTAGACATCCTCAGGACCAAACTTCCAGCTACTTACTGTCTTCGAATTCAAAGGACGAGGTGGGGCTTCTTGCCTCCGAGCAGCTCTGCACAGGCTAAGTGGGACCCCGGGAATATGCACCATGGGCACCCCAGACCTTCTCAGTCCCAGCCAGCAGGGATGCCTAGCCCGGGAGGGAGGAAGCCCCAGCTTCCATGCTTGCCCGGGAAGCCCAGGGCAGGACTCGGGAATCTAGCTTCGGGGAGGACTGCTGCCTGCCCTTGGGCTAGTCGCTCTCCTTCTCTGAGTCTTGCCCATGTTTTGCTGGTTCAGGGTTGGAAATCAAGTGTCACCTGTCAGGCATGTGGCTGTGGAGGCTGGCAAGGGTCAccgtcacacacacacaggcttggATACCGGTAAGttctgggctcaaatcccagctccttcTCTTCAACACTGACCGTGGGCTTTATGTCCACCCATGCCCCTAGCCTGCCTCATTATCTGGAAAGTAGGGTCATGATACCCACCTCACTCCCCAGCCCTGCAgatgaaacaaaatacaataatGGCTCAAACTTTCGAAGTCCTTACTACAAAGCAGTCCCTGTTCTGCAATTTCTGTGTATTAAGTCATTCAGTCCTCCCAACAAGCCTTTGAAGTAAGTGCctttgttattcccattttacagataaagaaactgaggtcacTCAAGTTATATCATATACACACGGTTAGCCAACTGGTAAGTGGTGgcctaggatttgaacccaggccgaTGAGGCTCCCATGTATTTACAACAATATATGTTGTAAAATACGAAACACAGGCCTGCCTTGTAAGCACTCAATGATTGTCATTCCTGTGCTCCCTCCCGGTGCCCAGAACAGCATCGGAACCTCAGGCTCAGCACACAGGAACTCAGGTGTTTATTCTAGGAAGAATTCGAGGAAATCCATCTTACAGTGGGCAGTGGGCAGTGAGTTCTCGGGGGCTCCGGGAGCCAGCCCTCACCCTTTAGGCAGCTAAAGCAACAGCACCCCGATAGAGAGCAGACCATAGAAACCAGAGAGGTAGAAGGCGTGGGCTGGAGTCACACAGCAGGAAGCATGTGCGGCCAGGGGCGGGAGGGTCCTTCCGGGGCTCAGATGGACGGGAAGATGAGGAAGCCGCTAAAGACACTATCCACCTCCGGGCCCTGGTAAATGCGGCCTTTGACGGGGTCTTTCTCAATCCAGACCTGGTCTCCTTGCTGCAGCTGGAGAACCGTGCCCCCGGACACCACCTGGAAGATCCCCTTGCTGTTGGTGTCACAGAAGCCCAAGGAGCGCCGGAACTGGTCCCTCCCAGACGACACGATGGACAGGCAGATGTCCCACTTGGACACCACCTGGAAAGTGAAATAGTAGTAACCCGGCACAGCACAGAGGAACCGGCCCGTGTGGTTCTGGTACGGGCCTTCCTGGTTGGTGATGATCGTGTCGAAGAGGACCACGTTGCCACCCTTGGGGGGGTTCCGTCTTATGGCTGAGAAGGCCGGCCGTGGCTGGTCCTTGATGTTTCCTGGGTTGCCCTTGATGCCTTTCAGTCCTGGGGAGCCAGGGAGCCCCAGGGGGCCACTGGGTCCAGGAAAGCCCATGTTGCCAGGCTTTCCAGGGGGCCCAGGGTCCCCCGGGTCTCCTTTAAGGCCTTGGATGCCTGTCCGCATGCCGGGAGCCCCTGTGGGGAGAAAGGCCAGATCTGGAGGGGGAGTCCAGTGTCCACCAGTCCTCAGGGAGATGGCTGGGACCCTTGGCTGCGGTGGGATGGAGGATGCGGGAGTGCCTGGGCCTTCAAAACCTTGATTCTGGCtgattgtgtgaccttgggcaagtgttTCAACCACTGaccctcagcttccttatctctAAAGTGGAGAAAAGTGAGAACAGGTACTTGGAAGCTGTCATGTTCTTGCAAAAGCAGGACAGGCTCCTCTATACCCCACTGGGCCACTGCCCCTGACTTCTTTGGGTTCGGGACTACATTTAGGAGGCCTGGATGCCAAGTATCGCAAATGTTCATGCAAATCCTTCTGGTCTGCTATGGACTGGGAGGCTCAAGGGGACTGAGATTATCTTTTTCTACTCTGAGCAtgtcctcctcctttttccttcacagccacccctctcccccacctttttttttttagaatgtgaGTTTCTGAAGCTGGAAGGGGCTGGGAATGGGGAAGCAGGGACAGATTTGGGTGTGGGGACTGGAAGGATGCAGAAAAGATAGTTGCCATGAACTGATCATCTCTACGTGCCAGGTAgggttattttttccattttacagatgaggaaaccgaggttCAGAGAGAgtcagtaacttgctcaaggtcacacagcaagatgAGTCTCCTGAGTCCAAAGATGAGCGCCTTATTCGTTCCGGTAACTGAATGACAACCCAGGACTGGGCGCTGCTCCAAGACCTTTCACATTTGTTGCTTGTGGTGGTCCATGAGAGAGAGGACTCAGTCAGGAAGGGGGATTCAGAGAGAGGCCTGGCAGCCTGGGGACATGTCCAGGGAGGAGGATAGgttcccctcagcccctgggacCAAGTGCAGAATGAAGGGGCTTCATGCAGGGGCCCAGGCCGTCCCCAAGCATCCACCCCGGAGGCCAGGCCCAGCCAAGGGATGAAGTGCTGGGGTCTAGAGGGAAGGGCTTACCTGGCTCCCCTCGCTCCCCCTTGAGGCCTGGCCGTCCGTCTCGGCCGGGTGGTCCTGCAGCCCCGGCCCTCCCGTCCGGTGCTCGGCACACATCCTGGGTCACTGTAGAGGCCAAGGATATGGCCAGCACACAGCCCACCAGCCAGCCCCATGGGGCCTCCATGATGCCACTGCGAAGACATAGGGCAGGGCTAGacctcacacactcacacacacccaaCTCGTACATACACTTGAATCCCACACCTACAATGATATCTACACATACCCCTGCCACCGGTACACATACACACCTCCAGGGCCTTCAATATCCACCTTGCACCCAGCCCCAGTGACCCCGCACGTACATGAAGAACCAGAAGTTCACACAGATGCCACACACAACTGAAGttacacactcagacacacaaaCTTGGCTTCCAATCCCACACGGACAAACACAGGGAGCAGACTCACAATCCACTCCACACTCCCGGATGCACGAATGACACCCAAATGGACTCCATCTCGCACTCAGCCACACACTCATATAGTCCTACAGATGATCAATtccattgaacaaatatttatcgagcgCCTACTTGTTATTGAATTAACACTCTCTCACCCAGATGGCAGAGCTGTGCGTACACATAGGAATTCACAGCCCCCTGACACAATGCGTGTGCTCACCGCCCCCCCAAATACTTGACCCCTTTCAGCACCTACTGGACTGTCTACGGGACCCCTGTGCTGGCTCTGACACTCCCAGTCTTTCCCCAGCTTCTTGTGTCTTGGGGAGGCCAAAACCCAGGAACTCTGGTTAGAGGGATGGGTTATATCACCACTTCCCACTAACTCCCAAACCCGAGGAATGAAGATGGTCCCCCCACTCACTTATTCTGGGTCCTGGATCcggacccccccccaccaccaccggcCAACTCTGTCCTGGCAGAGAACCAAGGACAGtgttccccctcccctgcctttgtGGTCCAGCCCCCTAGGCCAGCTCCCCTGGCTCCCTGAATTTCATAGCCCCCTCCCCCTCGGGCGCTGGCCTCACCTGCCTTAGCTGGTCGTCAGTTCAACTGGATGTTCCTGTCCTCCACCCAGGGACCACTGTGGGACACCCAGCAGGGGTACTGCCTGCCTGGCTGTGGCCAAGTTTCACATCCCTTcctacttccccttctccttccctgggcCTGCCCCCAGCTTTGCCCCAGGGGCCAGAGGCCTCCCGGAGACAGTTTGAGCAGACCTCAGCAAGACTGGGACACTGgacattcccccccaccccccacacacgcACGCAAgctggtgtgggggcagggatgggaaggCAGCAGTCTGCAAAGATAGAGGCCGtggagggggtcctgggtggggtGTGAGAACCAGGGATGCACAGAACATCAGGGTAGACAGAGTTTTTCTAAAAGTCAGTAACTTGAAAGACTTTTTCGAGTTTATGAAAGCAACATGTATTCATTGTCTAACGcttgggaaatacagaaaaacacaaaggaGAGTGCAGTAGTGATGAGAAGCTTAGTAATCAGCTTTCTAGACCTGCCACTTCCTAGCTGCCCTTGGGAAGTTACTTAATGTCCCCGGGcctcggttttctttttttttttttttcttttttttttaaagattttatttatttatttgtcagagagagagagagggagagagagcgagcacaggcagacagagtggcaggcagaggcagagggagaagcaggctccctgacgagcaaggagcctgatgtgggactcgatcccagggcgctgggatcatgacctgagccgaaggcagctgcttaaccaactgagccacccaggcgtcccaagggcCTCGGTTTTCTTATTCATAAATTGGGAACAACAGATTTTACCTCATCGGAGTATTATAAAGTTTCaatgacataatatatatacaaaacactTGGCATGGGATGAACACTTAATAAGTAGCATTTATtggatttaaaaaacagcaacaaaagccCATGAATGCTATCATCTAAAGAGTTACCCTTTGGCAGGATCATCTAGTCTTGCTTACTCTTGCTGACAGGGTGCTCACTACCAGTCAGCCCACATCACTTCACCAGCTTGGACCCCGAGCATCCTTTAGATAGAGCTACCCTTTCTCTCCAGTCTGGAGAGCAATGTGTTCAGGCTCAGGCTGACCAGGTCTTTCTGCTTCTTCCCATGACCGTGTTCACCACCCCCCACTCTGACTATTTTGCCAAAAGGAAGATGAGGAGGGGAAAACAAGTCTATTGACCTGGGCAGATGAAGATCGTCCAGGACCAGGGTTTTCAAGCTTCTGGGACCCCTTTTTCATTTGCAATCTTGTATGGTACCCAATATGTATCTGACAGATATAAGTGGGGGTTCTCAGGATAAGAGTGGGGGCCCAGAGTAACTCCCACCAGCCCCTCTCTTGCTCCTGGGGATTCAGGAGGTTAGGAGAGCTGGAATCTCACAGCTTGTGCCCACTTGTAACTCACTGTGTAACCTGAGGCAAGCTATATCatttctctggacctcagtttctttatctgtaaaatggggatgatatcGACTTCTCACTGGGCTGCTACGGATTCTATGAGGAAGTTGATGCTGTCATATACCACATTCAAATCAATCATCATTATGAATAATATCTCTGTGACCATGGGCAGGTTACCTAACCAGTCTGAGCCTCACCTCCATCTCTCAAGGTGAGGGAGTGGCGGGAGGCAGGAAGGTCGCAAGAAGGTTGCACCCTGGAACACGGCTCCGGGCACCCATTTTCTTTGATGGCAGCATATCAATCTTGCTTCCCTGCAAGAGGAGTTAGAAATATCATGTGTCGGAGTCAGAAACGCCAGGCTGATggctcccatttcacagatgaagaaactaaccATCAGAGACAGCAacgcttgcccaaggtcacgaaGAAAGTAGCAGAGTTGGCATGGGGAAAAACCAAATACTGTGAAAGTCTTCTCAAAGTATAGCTTCCAAAATTTTGAATAGACCATTCTTATAGAAATATATAGTGAGCACatgtgagtttttaaattttttttgtagcTTGTTAATGAAGGAAGCAGGATGAGAAAGCTAGTTCAATGAAGGGTATGAGAAGGAAACATTTATATGTACctatatatggagagagaagaaagagatttagcagaaagaaaaacaacaataacccAAAAATTAGAATTCTGGAATATTCATAAGATTGCTAAGTTAGAGGCAACACTGGTGAATGTTTATAGGGCAACAAAATCATAATGTCGGGGGTTATCTTCTCTATTAGAAAGAAATCATTTGCATGATTTCTCTAccagacaaaaataatttgtaacttGCCAGTTTTCTACCAACTAACAGGAGTCTTTACAGATCCTGGGCCCTGATCAATAGCAAataataagtcaagcagagtgacATTCCCCTAGAGTGTCAGATGACCCTTAGGAGGGCTTGTT
Proteins encoded:
- the C1QA gene encoding complement C1q subcomponent subunit A yields the protein MEAPWGWLVGCVLAISLASTVTQDVCRAPDGRAGAAGPPGRDGRPGLKGERGEPGAPGMRTGIQGLKGDPGDPGPPGKPGNMGFPGPSGPLGLPGSPGLKGIKGNPGNIKDQPRPAFSAIRRNPPKGGNVVLFDTIITNQEGPYQNHTGRFLCAVPGYYYFTFQVVSKWDICLSIVSSGRDQFRRSLGFCDTNSKGIFQVVSGGTVLQLQQGDQVWIEKDPVKGRIYQGPEVDSVFSGFLIFPSI